In a genomic window of Phaeodactylum tricornutum CCAP 1055/1 chromosome 6, whole genome shotgun sequence:
- a CDS encoding predicted protein has protein sequence MTTNTEWPRPRWRRRRSLRSFRSFRRLEMLTLLLLRIVLLEAPLLLSLALLLTTHALELYIHQVVEPDLQARQSSKRFRDGSTCLETTGYRNTMQTPTVYPTTASGPALCPQQLPELISRSKADLLRGYILGSLSMDEDIAISHRTNVVGEQSWTLVVDEHPAVSLFLEELFNNPFLDALLKQLLGDDAAVVGFRVSVSPSTKSLEQESVPKLACEESGRITAATLTIPLHDSNVVTSSGELSPEVPIWPTSSGHLCIHSQPSARSLPYIDFGGNKT, from the coding sequence ATGACCACGAACACGGAATGGCCGAGACCTCGGTGGCGTAGGCGACGATCCCTCCGATCCTTTCGTAGTTTTAGACGCCTGGAGATGTTGACACTTTTGCTCCTCCGAATCGTGCTTTTGGAAGCACCATTGTTGCTTTCGTTGGCACTGCTTTTAACGACACATGCTTTGGAACTATACATCCACCAAGTCGTCGAACCGGACCTCCAAGCCCGACAGTCGAGCAAGCGCTTCCGGGATGGCTCGACCTGCTTAGAGACAACGGGGTACAGGAACACTATGCAAACGCCAACTGTGTATCCAACAACCGCTTCGGGCCCGGCGCTTTGTCCGCAACAACTTCCCGAATTGATCTCGCGATCGAAGGCCGACCTTCTACGGGGCTATATTCTCGGCAGCTTATCGATGGATGAAGATATCGCTATCTCACACAGGACAAACGTAGTGGGTGAACAGTCATGGACCCTTGTTGTAGATGAGCATCCAGCGGTTTCGCTATTTCTTGAGGAACTCTTCAATAATCCATTCTTGGACGCTTTGCTCAAGCAACTacttggcgacgacgctgccgtcgtcggaTTTCGCGTCTCCGTAAGCCCGAGCACAAAATCATTGGAGCAGGAATCTGTCCCTAAACTTGCTTGTGAGGAATCCGGCCGAATCACAGCTGCCACGTTGACAATTCCTCTCCACGACTCCAACGTTGTCACCAGCTCAGGCGAGCTCTCCCCCGAGGTGCCCATTTGGCCGACTAGTAGCGGCCATTTgtgtattcacagtcaaccaagCGCGCGTTCTTTGCCGTACATTGATTTTGGTGGTAACAAAACTTGA